The Microbacterium sp. SORGH_AS_0862 region CTTGCCGCGACGGTAGGTGTCGAACGCCTTGTCGAGGACGAGTGGATCGATCACGGGCGAAGGGTTCTCGATCTGCGACACCCCGTGACGCGCGGCCTCGTGCCGGAGAAGTGAGAAGTCGTACGGCGCGTTGTACGCGACGACGGGTGTACCCGCCGCGAAGAGATCCGCAAGGGCGCCGGTGACCTCGGCGACGACCTCGCGCGCGGGGCGCCCGTGCGCGCGGGCATGCGCCGTGGAGATGCCGTGCACCGCCTCCGCGCCCTGCGGGATCGCGATGCCCGGATCCGCGAGCCACGAGCGGGCCTCGACCACGGTGCCGGTCTCGTCCAGCACACCGACGTGCGCGGTGACGATGCGGTCGCGGGTCACGTCGATGCCGGTGGTCTCGAGGTCGAAGACGCCGATACGGCGAGCCCACTCCGGAGGGCGGCCGGGCAGGAACATCTCGAGGTCGAAGAGCGCTTCGGGGGCGCCGGCAGCGACGGGATCCTCGGGCATGCGATCACGCTACGCGAGACCACCCCCACGCCCGGAAGACCACGCCGCACGCGACGTAGACTCGAACGGTGACAGCGCCGCATCCCTACGCCGACAAGCTCACGCCCATTCCGGTCCATCGGCGAAGCATCGAGGTGCTGGGCGGCGAGACCGTCTACTGGGTGTACGGCGAGGAAGACGCCCACACGACGCTCCTGCTCGTCCACGGCTTCCGCGGTGACCACCACGGACTCGAGCCGGTCATCGCGAACCTTCCGGGATTCCGCGTCATCGCCCCCGATCTCCCGGGCTTCGGCGACACCGCTCCGATCCCGAACCGAGTCCATGATCTGGACCTGTACGCGCAATGGCTGCACGGCTTCGCGGCGGCGGTGGCGCCGGGAGCACCGGTCCTCGGTCACTCGTTCGGGTCGATCGTCGCCTCGGCGGCCGTGGCGGAAGGGCTCCCGACGGAACGTCTCGTCCTCGTCAATCCGATCGGGGCACCGGCGCTGGAAGGGCCACGCGGGTTCCTCACTCGTCTCGCGGTCTTCTACTACCGCGCGGCGGCGCGCCTGCCCGCGCCCGTCGGCGATGCGCTGCTGCGCAACCGTGCGATCGTGCGGGGGATGAGCGTCGCCATGGTCAAGACGCGTCAGCCGCTGCTGCGACGGTTCGTGCACGATCAGCACGATCGCTACTTCTCGCGGTTCGCGGACCGCGACG contains the following coding sequences:
- a CDS encoding exonuclease domain-containing protein, which gives rise to MFLPGRPPEWARRIGVFDLETTGIDVTRDRIVTAHVGVLDETGTVVEARSWLADPGIAIPQGAEAVHGISTAHARAHGRPAREVVAEVTGALADLFAAGTPVVAYNAPYDFSLLRHEAARHGVSQIENPSPVIDPLVLDKAFDTYRRGKRTLSVVAEHYRVVLDGAHEAAADAVAAGRVALALCERFGDLLPAAVTELHTNQIAWARSQAESLTEYFVRIGRIDPLDPVDGRWPIR
- a CDS encoding alpha/beta fold hydrolase; protein product: MTAPHPYADKLTPIPVHRRSIEVLGGETVYWVYGEEDAHTTLLLVHGFRGDHHGLEPVIANLPGFRVIAPDLPGFGDTAPIPNRVHDLDLYAQWLHGFAAAVAPGAPVLGHSFGSIVASAAVAEGLPTERLVLVNPIGAPALEGPRGFLTRLAVFYYRAAARLPAPVGDALLRNRAIVRGMSVAMVKTRQPLLRRFVHDQHDRYFSRFADRDVLLQAFVASVSHDVREFAPRISQPTLLIAAQLDDITPIEAERTLRRLFRDAELVEIPGVGHLIHYETPEPAAAAISRFLAPSADGTR